GCTACATCAGATTGGTCAGTAAGGTGGTACGCAAATATTCCAGAGTAGGGCTGCCGATATAAGGAAATTCCGAAGCAAAGGGATGATCAATCTTACCAGCCAGTTAACAGGTGTGGTCACACCTCTCTTATCACCAGTCTGCAATGAGTCGATCACGCGGAGAACCTCTGCAGTGTTACGGCCAGTGGAGGCAGGATATGCCATGATAAGGCGGATCTTCTTGTTAGGATCGATAATGAACACGGAGCGGATCGTCAGAGGCAATCCCTTGGAGTCAATATTCTGCAAATCAAGTTCGTCCAGCATATCAAACAGATACGCGACTTTACGGTCGGCATCAGCAATGATTGGGAACTTGACTTGAGTCGAGTTGACTTCGTTAATGTCCTTGATCCACTCGTCATGAGAACCAAGGTCATTGGCACTCTATGAGAGACAGAGAATGTTAGCTAGCACTCAATGGCAGTTATCTCGAGAAACGTGGCGGAAACTTGCCAATCCGATCATCTTCACTTCTCGCTGATCAAACTCATCCTGAAGCCTGGCGAACGCGCCCAATTCAGTGGTGCACACCTAATATACGTTAGCGAGATAGAGATATCTAATCGATCTGGCCTTAGGTTACCGGTGTGAAATCATCTGGGTGTGAGAAGAGAATGGTCCACTTGTCACCGATGAACTCGTGGAAATCAATCTCGCCCTGGGTAGTCAGAGCCTTGAAGTTGGGGGCAATAGAGCCCAGACGAAGGCTAATGAACGGTTAGTTCGAAGCAAACAAGAAAGGGAAATTTGAAGCGTACGTAGGACGGTCAGTCATTGTGAATAGATTTTGGGGGGGTGGTGGGGAATGAGAGATATGAAGGGAAGATCAAGAGAAGatgtggaagaagaagttggTGGGGCACAGTTCGAATTTGTATCCGGCCCTGAGTTCATGATGTATCAAATGATGTAATCACGCCATCGTCTGGGGGAGCAACATCTTTCCGCAGGGGCAAAACCTCACCGATTGGTGGAGGTAAAGCTGGTGCATGTGGGGTTGGGTGTTGGAGTTGGAGGGGTCATCTTTTATGCGAATTTCCCCCTGACCTATGCATATTacctctctcttctttctatgttcttcctttttttttcatatgTTCTTTTGTTCTGAGATAATTGCATTCCGTGGACAGTGTGTCTTGAGATATGTTAACAGCACGTTGATCCCAGCCAATAGAGACCCAGAGGGATGACGCAATCTATATCCTATTATACGAAGGGCCCATCATGAACTACCGCAGGTCCCAAACTCACATGCAGCCCGTTCCCTTTTATCTGTCTTCCTGATTGCCATtaaattcaaaaattaataCAGGGTACCTTTGGAGTGGCCTTGGATGGATATAGGCAAGCGGTGATATGTTCCTTACAATGATTTGCACATAATAAAGCTAGTAACAATGATCTTGAGACCCGGGGACTTTCTTGTGGGTGATGGAGATGTGACAAAGTTCGGTATTTGCATCTGAGTAGAGTTTGCCCCATGTGCCCAATAGCTCAGCATTCGAATTACTCCATGAACTCGTAGGCAGTTGAATATTTAGAGAgcgtcttcatcttcttccattgCGTAGTCGTCGATCGTAGTCAGGGATGAAGGCGAAGATAGTGGCCAGTAATAAATTTGATTCTGCTGGCTTTTCCTGGAAATTGCGAGTTTCAAATTCTGATGTTATGTTCTCGTCCGGTGTCAGGCGCCCTCCTATGCTGACGCCATAGGAGCCTTGTCAATCGATTCGCAAAAATTATACACGAAAACGGCCAGCGATTGTGGACTCCAAGTCCGCAAAAAATTGCCGAATGCATAGGCTCTAGATGAGTAGACGCGAGAAGGAGCTGTGAAATGGTTCATGGTTCATCCAACAAAGGTGTTTATTCCAAATGTGAGTTTAATCACCCAATCGGATGTGGATGTATATTTGGCTGAGATAAAAACGATTATCTTCAATTGACCGGACATGTTCCCATTTTTTCCATACCGAGAATGCTTCCAAGTAGTATACAGAGGCCAAAGGTCAATACTAAGGCTTCTGTAGATACTACGAGCTGTTCTTTGTCAACAAGAGAGGTCTTTATCGGGTGCGATCGCTAATCCTGTTCTATGAATTTCCCTAGCCTTTCACTTGATGTGCATTTAGTGCTAACATGTCTCGTCAGGGAAGATACGAACTGTGCTTTTGCCAACAACTCATATAATAAGAGACATCTTATTACAGCGGTACTATAACTTGAACAAATCTGTCGGTCATGGTAGGCATTGAGCTCTGGAGGCTGCCTGAAACTTAGGCGCACCAAGCTATGCAATCCAAGTGCCAAATTCAGAAGTCTTTTAAGAACCTCCTGGCCTCCTTTCCCTCTCACTGCTCTTTTACCGTCTCCCGTCTCCTCTCTTTTCTCATCTCTCCCCTCACATCTCATCGGATCGCCACTGTCATTCAACCAGAGCACAGATTCTATCCTCCGCGATGGTACTGCGTGCTCAAGGATCAAAGTTCCCAGCCCAGCCGAGCACTCGGCACGAAGTTTTCCAGTGTAGCAGTACCACTTCTGGGAGAAACGGGAATCTGGCGAGGAGATTATTCCCGCCCAGAGCTTTGATACAAAGCGACTTTTAATGAAATTTTTCAGGAAGCCCGAGACCGAACCTGCCACATCTTGTTCCGATCCGGTAGACGAACCCCCCTCCCGCTCTCCTATCACAGGGAAAAATGACAAGAGAGGAACAAGACCTACTTGGAGATCTGGTGACGCTGGAGGCCGTTCTGAGACTAGCTATCAGTTGTTGTATGATCGATATGCCTAGCATGTTTATTTCCCTTGGGTCCCAATCACTGACTCTCTAACGATGTTTTGGAGGCTGCCACTATATGAATTC
The nucleotide sequence above comes from Penicillium digitatum chromosome 1, complete sequence. Encoded proteins:
- a CDS encoding Peroxiredoxin-6; amino-acid sequence: MTDRPTLRLGSIAPNFKALTTQGEIDFHEFIGDKWTILFSHPDDFTPVCTTELGAFARLQDEFDQREVKMIGLSANDLGSHDEWIKDINEVNSTQVKFPIIADADRKVAYLFDMLDELDLQNIDSKGLPLTIRSVFIIDPNKKIRLIMAYPASTGRNTAEVLRVIDSLQTGDKRGVTTPVNWLPNDDVIIPPTVSTEDAKKKFGEIREVKPYLRFTNLQQ